Sequence from the Mauremys mutica isolate MM-2020 ecotype Southern chromosome 2, ASM2049712v1, whole genome shotgun sequence genome:
agacacacatcaTATGGGAGAGAAGTGTGCATtgtccctttaagtacactgaccctaCTCTAAGTACactactttttaaaatagaagttgagacagcagctcctgccagcaagcttcctctgtcctgagccctgtcatgtcccccctgctctatggagttGGGGTAAGCGGGAggtgcgtgggggtggggggagaggatgacaccctgacattagccctcttcttctcccccccggcccccgttgcacagcaagcaggaggctccggaGTGTGGctctaaggcagagggcaggagcagcacatggcagtggaggAATGACAGCTGAACTGTCGGCAAttaatagcctgctgggcagctgctgcacagggaacttaggggagcagggagttgATAGGgtggctgccggtccaccctggttccaagcccccaccagctagctacaacaggctgctcttcctgcaagcagtggacaaagcaggctgccaaacgatgttataagagagcattgcacaactttaaacgagtatgttccctaattgatcagcaatgtaacagcattaaccaggacgactttaagtgaggagttactgtatattggtgtaactacatcactcaggagtgtgagcAATGTCATTATACCGACCTAGCCCTCCCATGTAGAgtgatgtcgatgggagagctctcctgtcagcatagtagCATCTTCTCTAAagcgctacagcggcacagctgcactgtacgtgaagacaagcccttagataccaCAGccttattattttgtttattgcctCCACGAGATCTAGCTCTGAACTTTCTAGCTAGGCTggcatgtggttttttttttttaattatggttATTTTTCCTATTTATCTTAAAGCTTCACCGTGCTGCTTTTCTGTTTGTTTCAGGAACATGGACTCCATTTAATCCAGCAACTGTCAGGTCAATCCTGTGTAAGTACAACTGTACAATGTTACATACTCAGGATATgtctttttaaataacattttttttatcTCCTGTAGCTGATGGCTAAGGTTTTCACATGCTGCAGCACTTAGTTACATCATTTAAGGTCAACAGTAAACTGAAAGTACATGGTACAATGTATAATGTATTCTTTATAGCTGATCTTTGCAGCTGCTTTGTTTGTAACACTATGAACATCATTAATACAAGCTTTAGTTCTCTCTTCCGGTAACCCCGTTCCAAAAAAAGCTATTCATTAGGATGAAATAAAGTCTAAGACCTAATGACACCTCATCTGTTTTGAAAACCTatagaaaatataataataactacgcgcgcgcgcgcacacacacacacacacttgcctgAGCAACTTTTAGGGAAGATTAAAAGACTGCTGAGAAAATGGCAAGTGTCAGAAATGTAGGGAAAAAGTGCTATTGTCAAAAATCTGACTATCTTCATGTTTAATACCAGTAAGTCACTGGGAACAATTTTAAAGCTTTTGTTCTAATTACAAATATGGACACTCCCTGACTTACGCAAGCGTTCTCTTCTGGAATGccttgcgtaactcgaattttgcgtaagttggGAACGTGTACCTGACCATTACGCCGCGCCcctcccaaaacaaaacaaaacaaaaaaaagccattCGAGCTCTACGtaactttttctgtaagtgcgGATTTGCATAAGTCGGGTTTGCGTAACCAGGGGAGCATCTATATCAAGCAGAAAAACGTATCCTATGTTTTACCTCAAAAAAAGATCAAAATGGAGGAGGAAAAGCAGAAAGCCTCTGATAACTATTGGAATAATTCTCAGCAGTGCAAAAGAAGCTGGTAGCAAGTTAGTGGTATAGCAAGAGACAAACAAATGGAGCTTTAAAAATGTCTGTTCCTCCCTCACACAGCTTATAAACAATGTATTTATAATTATTTACTCAAATCTGTTCAAGTATATAGCTGAAATTAAATCTCCAGTCCAGTGCCATTTTATATTTtgggcctaccaaattcacagccatgaaaaacacttcacggaccatgaaatctggtgtcCCCCCtcgaaatctggtcttttgtgtgttttaccctatactgtacagatttcacagggtaGACAAGCGCTTCTCAAGCtgggggatcctgacccaaaagggagttacaGGGGGATCACAACATTATTTTAGGGGGTCACAGTATTTTAGGGTCACTGTATTGCCACTTTTAcgtctgtgctgccttcagagctgggtagccagagagggtggctgttggccaggtgctcagctctgaaggcagcaccccgccagcagcagcacagaagtaagcatGGCAATACCATGCtatccttccttctgtgctgctgccggcCAGCTgtccctgctctccagctgcctagctctgaaggcagagctgccaccagcagcagtgcagaagtaagggtcgcaataccgcaacccccacCCCAATAGCCTTGCAGCccaccccaactcctttttggatcagaatccctataattacaacactgaaatttcagatttaaataacgatttacaatttttaaaatcctatgatcatgacatttaccaaaatggaccgtgaatttggtaggaccctacttACATTGTTCAGTAAACTTTTTTTATAGTCCAAACAAGTCATAGAATTTTCCACTGCAGACAGTTTGAATGCAAAAGAATCCTTCAGGGGTGTTTTCTATTCCCTTTTGTTTTGCAATTCCTTGCAGAAGAGCAAAACCTTCATGCTAATCTGTCACTGATTTGATCCCTAGGAGACTTCACTGTCACACAATTGCTCTTTCATGTTGCCTTCTTCAGttacttcctttgtttttccCTATCTTCCTTTCTTTGCTATTTCACCACTTCCTCTCCTGTCTGCTTTCATGGACTCTCCTACTTTTTCTTCAGGTCAGCACTATTTTCACAAATTCTCCTCCCCTTCATTTGTTTACCACCTCCTCAGCCAGTCCAACCCATCTCTTATTAAAGATGACAAAATCTTACTAAAGACTTTAGTATAGTTTCTTACGTATTAATGCTTGTTATGTTTACTTCAGCCATGTTTGACAGAGAGAACAAAGGTGGCGTGAACTTCAATGAATTCACTGGAGTCTGGAAGTATATCTCAGATTGGCAGAATGTTTTTCGAACGTATGATAGAGACAGTTCTGGAATGATTGACAAAAATGAACTAAAGCAAGCACTAACAGGTTTTGGTAATTTTTTTATAATTATGGTTTGCTGTATAACGATTGATTTTGTCTAGTATTAGATTACAGTATCTTTAAGGCTGTGCTGCTTCGCAGTTGTGACAAAATGGAATAATCAATTGTAAGAAATAATTGAGGTGGAATGCAGCTGCTATTTCTCATTTGGATGTATATGGCACTTCACAAAAGACTGACATCTGTGCTGTGAGCAGCTTACAGATCATCTGGACTCCTCTGCTGaataaaattgaaaaataattaaTGGGAAGCAATGTATGTAAACCTAGTGTAACTCTTTAAATTCATACTTTAATAAACACCCTAAAAGTCTTACCAGCATTTCAGTTCTAACTGTTTTAATCAGTGGCTCACTGTGCCATTGGTCATAAAGCATTAACAGGCTTTAAAACTTGGCAAGAACTTTAAGGAATAAATTTAATTACAAGGAAAAACAGTTGTTGGAGAAATGGATAAACCTGTTTCCCTTATCAGGGACACTTGAGGCACCTATACATTTCCAGTGATAGTTGTCAATATTCAACTATATTAAGTGACTTTTGAATTGTATTCTACAAATCTTGCTTTGATTATAAGTTCTTAACCTTTATATGTAAAGTTAATATTACATATGTAACCTGTTGAAAACATAAAAATGAAGACTTTCATTCCACTATGGAGAAGTCACGCTGTTTTGCCATTTGAAttccttttaaaatgtgaatCAAATCTATTTAGAACCATTGCTCTAAAACATTTAGTTCTTCAAATTGCCACATCATTATGTATACCTCAGAACTGCTAAGAGTTAGGCTAGTGCGTAAAGCAGCTTGTAGGCTAGCTAAGGGGAGTGGGGGtaaaggaggaagggaagagttatccctcccccccactcctgtgGAAAGGACGAAATCTTTTGAAATAGAACAACTTTAAGATGATTTTAATGGTCTTCTAGAACATCTCCCCTTAGGATGTGGTCCTGATCTAgagcccactggagtcaatgggaagcCACCCACTGGCTTCtctgggctttagatcaggccctacaAGTGCTGAGATTAGGAAGCTTTTAATTTTATCTATTTTCAAATAAAGACTGTAGAGGCTCTGAACCCTCCTTTTGATAATTCCTCCTGATTGGCTGTTTTACCTGATATATTTACAGTTAACAACAGTGTCTGAATTGCTAATGCTTTCTTCACTGCCTCTTTCAAAGGAGAATGAATGATCCTCGTGAATTTTAAAGCTAAGCCAGTTCTTACCATCCCTCTTCAAGCAGCTGTGCAGAAACTATCCAGTGGGCTACCCCCTATATCTTCTGAAAACCTACAGTAGGCACAGCTGTGACAGGTTCCAGTAAACTCACATTTCCACATGATCAAAGGGATCTTATGAGAGTCTTACTGCACACAACTGACTGTATCCCTTCTTTCATTGTATTCTGGTAGGCTGCTAGTAGAACATGTTCCAGAgcttttctctgtgtgtgacAGAGCTTCTGCTAGAAGAGCCCCAGAGGGTCTCTTCTTTACTTGACATAAGACCTCAGAATATTTAAGTAATTCCTCTCAAACCCACTTAACATTATCCCCACTTTCTCATGAGATAATATGCCACTTTTCTAAAAACACTTTTCAGACCCTGTGATAAAATGTTAATATAAACATGAAGTATTAACATTCTCACATGTGAAGCTTACTTTTAAGTGAGCTTTGTTAAAAGATCAGGTGTTTCAAACAAGAAAATATTGGTTAAAAATAATTCACTGTGTAATTAGCAAAACTCCTAGTCTTCCTGGCTGCTCTGTCATGGCATTTGTATCACCTATGAGTAATTGGAAGTTGTGACTTCAACAGAAAATGGCGTTTGGAAACAACAGCTTGTGCCATCCTATTACAACAAGTTACATTCTCTTGATGCAGAGGATAACAATTtgttcaattgacttcagtgaaaaaggatattaaaatgtttaaatacaaAATACATTGAGCACAGCCCTAAAGACTTGTTTTAATTTCCCTTCTAACAGCATAATCATTTAAAATTGGTTGTAATATTTCATTTCATTGAGTTTGCAATTCATTTTTTTGTCATGTTCTTAATCATTACATGTTTTTATATTGTTTCTGTTTTGTTGGAGCATTTTCTTGTTCAGTAGATGAATATATTCTAATATCCATTTAAGTTTGATTACTGTTCTACAGTTTTTACATTCACTTAATGACTCTTGCCTATTTGTCGCAACATAACTTATGCACATTTGCTTTTGTGTGTTATATTGCTCTTATATAAACTACCCAGCTTTGGTCATGTAAATCTTGTAATCTTTTTTTCTTCCAAGGATATCGGCTATCTGATCAATTCTATGATATCCTTGTTCGGAAATTTGACAGACAAGGAAGAGGACAAATTGCTTTTGATGACTTCATTCAGTGCTGTGTTGTGTTGCAGGTAATAGAAGAAATACATCTACTGTCAAAATTGGAAGCCATGATTTGTACAGGAGTTGAAGCATGTGCTGGATCAGGAATTTAATTTGACATGACTAATGTAGTACCTCCTAGGAATGCGGTGCTGTGCTTATATACATCCTTGTGTTGATCAACCTTGAAAAATCTTAAAGCTCCATCTTGAGCCTTCTAGGCATTAATATAATACAAATAAGTGCAAAATGGCAGACCGCGATGTCTAAGTGCTTCTTGTCTGAAAAGTGACTTAGTGTCACTGAGTGAGATATTCCATGTTTGCCTTCTAGAGAGAAACTTGCCTTTTTTTTACTTTCTGCTGGCCTTGCAAAACTCATCCTGGTCTTTGACAGCCAGGCTGAATTCTTATAGAAATGAACACTGCAATCCAGATTTGGCCTCGGCTTACATTCATGCAACCCCATTGTTGTCTTTTGGGGTGCTCAGGTGTAACTAAAATTAGAATTTCTCCTGCTGACTAGAATCTAATTAATTCTTATTATTTCAGTTGTTCTTGCATAGTTTTATTGGCTCTGCAAGCCCAATAGAAGTAAAATGTAGCAAAATCTTTATCTGTAAAGTAAGCCAATATAGCTGATTCTGCACATAAATTGTGTGGGTAAGAAGCCATCATATTTTTGTAGCCACTCCTCAATATagaattgtatttttttaaagcttaattCAGAGCTGAATTTCAATAATTCAGTCAGCATTAGATTTTTCATTTAGCCCACACTGCAGGACTAAATGATCTCTCACTGAAAAGCTCTCAGCATTCCTCTGTTACTATGGTAACCAGAAAACAATCTGGAGGATTCAGTGAGACAAAGTGGTGCCAAAACACCAAACTTGTCTAAAATTTTGCAGCATTCTGAGTGATGTTTCTTCCTTACTGTCAGTGTTTATTCCACAAGGTGTGGACAGATGTGCAACATGCATAAAAGGGAGTGAGTGACAAGTAgtattttcattttgttctttGTGGGTCATCTCCTTAGCTCTATAGTGTTGGTGGTTCTGTCTTCCTGCTGCAGAACCATCAGTAGTTTTCTAAAAACATTTGCAATGTTAGTCAGTATCCACAGCCTTATGCATTATAATTCAAAACTCTGGTTTAATATAGTAGGGATGTTTAATGATTGACAGGCATAGTTGCTGGTTATAGTGAAATTATTAAAGTGGTAACTTGTTTCCATAGTATTTTTATACAACACCATAATTACGCATGGTTATTTACATGCAAGTATGATATAGCACATGACCCATCAAGCTTATAAGAGATAACAAGGTTTGCTTTTCAAATGTACAAAGGTGCTGCTTAAACCAGCCTGAGAATCTTATCTGTCCAGTGAGGAAGTAATTTTGCCCcctgaatttctaaacaaaatgtatGTAATTCAAAGGCTACATAttatacataaaaaaaaaaaaatgtaattcaaGCCATGGTATGTCACAGGGAGGTGGTGAGGGGGAAGCTTATTCATCCACCAGGTAAGATCAAAGAGAACCACCTTTTATCTTAGTCATTGAATCTAAATTCTCAAACAATCACCCTAGGGAACGCTCTTAATCTGTTCTTGCTGGAAATGCATCCCTGAAACCTCAGTTTACATTCATCTGAACACTTTCCTTATATTCAGTAATGGTTTCTGTTCTTTCCAGAGGCTGACTGATGTATTCAGGCGCTATGATACTGACCAGGATGGCTGGATTCAAGTGTCTTATGAACAATATCTTTCCATGGTCTTCGGCATTGTATGACAGTGACCAGTGCAAATGAGATTGGCCGTTAGCGATACAAAGACTGGAGTTGCCAAATCTTGTTACTTACTGAATATGACTAAAATGGATATAACTTTTTTCATTCTCTTAAATTGTGTATCTCACCAGCTTCAGAATCTGTTTGTACTCAAGCTGCTCAGCTTTTATGTTgtattactgtaacaacaatggcCATATCACCATTTAATGCAAAATTTAGAATTGTTTGTGATGTCAGTGCTAAACACTTTTTTCCAGATTATCATGCAtgggggaaaaatattttttagaaatGCCAAATTAAAGTAGTAATGCTTGTTTAATTAAAAGGGATTTAAAGGTCAGACAGAAGTTGCACAACATGGTTTGCACGTGCCTTACTTTTTATAAGAATTTAATGCATTAATTTTAATACAGAATTTAAAACAGTAAAGACATTACAGTCCCACTGTCCTGTCCAGTTTTTGTGCATAAGGACATTTCTCCAAAGGCAGCTCTGATAGATCCCTGCTCTTGTGTTTCATGATGTCTGAACTTAAGCCTCAGGTGTGCTGAGTCATTGAATGGCCTCCTCAGCAGGAGAGGCAACTTGCCTTCCTGCCAGGCTCAATAGCCAGCAATTGAACATACCCCTAGTTCTTTACTCATCATGGATGGGTTTGAGTTGGAGCTTCCTTTTTAACTTCTGCTGTCTGCTCCCTGCTATGCCTGTCCAATTTAGTTGCGGCTCACTTTTTCTATTGTTTAGTTCTTAGCTAAGTGcagattcttctttgagtgacgtccctgtggatgctccacttcaggtgattcTGTGCCCCCATAGGAGAATTCAGTACCCGGTTTGGCCACACATGCATCCTCCCTATCTCACGCCGCCAGTAGCAGTTAACTAACATTGTGCGACCAAacctcccccgccctgcctcaGTTCTTTCTCAACCACCCTTAGTCTGAGTCAGAGCTACCAGCAGTGCCTCTGTATGTCTTACCTTTAGGTATAATATAAGCAGTATAGTTAGGTACATAtctaactttttttctttcttctccccaTTAGAAATAGAAATTTTTGTTTCATTAGCCCCTTTGACAGAAAACTTCACCTGGGAATGCTGGGTGTCTCTAAGCTTTAAACCTTGTTTAGCTAAGTGCAGACTCCTAGTGTTTCCCTCTGTTTACTTTGAGGGATCTTTGCCTAAAGCAACACCTGCTCGAACAAGCCATGGGCCCTGCTTCAGCACTGAGGGCTACATTGGATTGGAGGTTGCCCTCAGGTTCGGAGTGGGCTGCCATTTTGCTGCTGGCACCTCTCTGAAGAGATGGAGAAGTTGCTCTGTGTGGAGTTTGCTGAGGAGAAGGTAATAGAACACCAATCATTGCTCCTGCAGGAGGTGCGTAGACCAGCATAGTGTGAATGCTGGTGCATGGGATGGAGCCGGTCTGTCAATCACTCCCTGGTATCACTCATGGCAGTTAGAGATTCCATACTAGCTCTTCTGGCCCTGGAGCATCTGTTGAGTTCAGTACTAAGGAAGGCAATGCCAGCACCAGCTGTTCCTGTGCTGGTGGCATATCAGGCAGCAACAGACCTCCTTTGCCTTTCTATCCAATCCTCTCCCTTCATTTAGGACTTTGCAGGCTGCATCTTTTATAACCCTATTAGCCGGCCAGGTTGCTGAACCTGTGGGTCTGTCAGCACCAAACACTGCTGTTTCCCTTGCTGGGCTCAGCCCAAGTCACCTCTTCAGcatccctgctcccagcactgctGATGTTTCAGGGCGGCACTCACCACCCTGCCCAGTTGGCATGGTTAGTCACCATGGTACTGCTGCTGACTTAGGAGTCAACACCACTTCCAGCACCAGAAATAACAGGGGTGGACTTGGTGCTACAGCTGAGACAGACCAGTTGCTCTCACCTTTGGGCCTGGCTCCACCTTTATCCCCCGAAGTCCAGGAC
This genomic interval carries:
- the PDCD6 gene encoding programmed cell death protein 6 isoform X1; the encoded protein is MAAGYQYRPGPAGGGPGMQEPNFLWSVFQRVDKDRSGVISDSELQQALSNGTWTPFNPATVRSILSMFDRENKGGVNFNEFTGVWKYISDWQNVFRTYDRDSSGMIDKNELKQALTGFGYRLSDQFYDILVRKFDRQGRGQIAFDDFIQCCVVLQRLTDVFRRYDTDQDGWIQVSYEQYLSMVFGIV
- the PDCD6 gene encoding programmed cell death protein 6 isoform X2; translated protein: MAAGYQYRPGPAGGGPGMQEPNFLWSVFQRVDKDRSGVISDSELQQALSNGTWTPFNPATVRSILSMFDRENKGGVNFNEFTGVWKYISDWQNVFRTYDRDSSGMIDKNELKQALTGYRLSDQFYDILVRKFDRQGRGQIAFDDFIQCCVVLQRLTDVFRRYDTDQDGWIQVSYEQYLSMVFGIV